One stretch of Erpetoichthys calabaricus chromosome 14, fErpCal1.3, whole genome shotgun sequence DNA includes these proteins:
- the pde6gb gene encoding uncharacterized protein pde6gb isoform X1, with translation MYGVLFGESIATFLSNGLLCLPVRASRGVSTQLKLRELPQYHLRERCTTLPGPLLTQTVCYGHAQSTLQSARCFACATMDAQDLPKYADKQNTSPAKDGPRTEHTPSNLKHSFSTPVGLPPMPPTYCCMSGCPSCVWLDYVEELLCYYQYGGEKALAAIEKNIQDENIKTMLKMEIRLRNLNQK, from the exons ATGTATGGCGTTTTATTTGGGGAAAGCATTGCAACATTTCTCAGTAATGGCTTGCTGTGTTTACCTGTGAGAGCTTCGCGTGGAGTGTCCACGCAACTAAAG TTACGTGAGCTCCCACAGTATCACCTCAGAGAGAGATGCACCACACTCCCTGGCCCTCTCTTAACACAGACAGTATGCTATGGTCACGCACAGTCAACTCTGCAGTCTGCCagatgttttgcttgtgccaccATGGATGCTCAGGATCTTCCAAAGTATGCAGACAAGCAGAATACGAGCCCAGCCAAAGATGGACCTAGAACAGAACATACACCTTCCAACCTAAAGCATAGCTTCAGCACTCCTGTGGGTCTGCCTCCCATGCCTCCTACATACTGCTGTATGAGTGGTTGCCCTAGCTGCGTGTGGCTTGACTATGTCGAAGAACTGCTGTGCTATTATCAATATGGCGGAGAGAAGGCCTTAGCAGCCATAGAGAAGAACATCCAGGATGAGAACATTAAGACCATGTTGAAAATGGAGATAAGGCTGAGGAACCTTAATCAGAagtga
- the pde6gb gene encoding retinal rod rhodopsin-sensitive cGMP 3',5'-cyclic phosphodiesterase subunit gamma isoform X2 produces the protein MNLEPPKTEIKSATRVTGGPATPRKGPPKFKQRQTRQFKSKPPKKGIQGFGDDIPGMEGLGTDITVICPWEAFSHLELHELAQYGII, from the exons ATGAATCTGGAGCCCCCCAAAACGGAGATAAAGTCAGCCACCAGAGTGACTGGCGGGCCTGCCACACCTCGCAAGGGGCCCCCCAAATTCAAACAGAGACAGACCCGTCAGTTCAAGAGCAAGCCCCCCAAGAAAGGGATCCAAGG CTTTGGTGATGACATCCCTGGAATGGAAGGCCTTGGCACAG ATATCACGGTCATCTGTCCTTGGGAGGCCTTCAGTCACCTGGAGCTTCATGAACTGGCGCAGTATGGCATCATCTGA